GGGGAGGGCCGTGTACAGCGCGATCCGTCGCAACAAGGTCAACAGCGTCCTCATCATTGTGCTGTTCATCGCCATCGTCGGCGGCCTCGGCTGGCTCGCCGCAGCGATCTACCAGTCACCCGGAATCGTCATCACCGTGGTGGTGTTCTCGATCGGCTTCGCCGCGTTCCAGTACTTCGCGGCGGGCAAGCAGGCGATCTCGATGAGCGGGGCGCAGCGGATCACGGAGGCCGACAACCCGCGGCTCTACCGGATCGTCGAGAACCTCTCGATCACCACGGGATCCCCGATGCCCGAGGTGTACATCGTGAACGATCCCGCGCCGAACGCGTTTGCGACCGGCCGTGATCCGGAGCACGCCATGGTCGCCGCGACGACCGGGCTGCTCGATATCATGACCGACTCCGAGCTCGAGGGAGTCATGGCCCACGAGCTCGGCCACGTGCGGAACTACGACATCCGCGTCTCCATGATCGTCTACGGCCTGGTGGTCGCGGTCGGCATGATCTCCGATGTGCTCGTCCGCATGGCGTTCTTCGGGCGGAACAACAGCAACGGCAACCCCGTGGTGCTGATCTTCGGGCTCGTCGCGATGATCGTCGCGCCCATCATCGCCTCGCTCGTGCAGCTCGCCGTGTCGCGCCAGCGCGAGTACCTGGCCGACGCGACCGGGGCCCTCACGACCCGGCACCCGGAGGCGCTCGCGAGCGCCCTCCACAAGCTCTCCGAGTACGGCCGGCCGCTGCAGAAGCAGAGCTCGAGCATGGCGCACCTCTGGATCGCGGATCCGCTGAAGCCCGGCATGATGCAGCGGCTGTTCGCCACGCACCCGCCGATCCCGGATCGGATTCGCCGGCTGCTCGACATGGGCGGCAAGTTCTAAGCGCCCATTCTCGTGAGCCGAGGTCGGCTCACACGGCGTGGCCGCGAAACGCTGCGCGTGTCTTCGAGCGGCCGGCCGGGGCGGCACGTTCCCACCGGGCGGTAACCGGCACCTGCGCTGAAAGCGCTGCGCCGTTGGCGAAGCCCGCACCCCGCGTCCGAGGCACGGCGTATGGTTGAGGAGAACCCTGAGGAGGTCTCCCCACCCGTGTCGAACATGTTCCGCTCCCTGTCCATTCGCAATTACCGCATTTGGTTCGTGGGAGCGCTCGTGTCGAACATCGGCGCGTGGATGCAGGCGACGACGCAGAACTGGGTGGTGCTCACCGAGCTCACCGCCAACAACGCGGCGGCGGTCGGGGTGACCATGGCGCTGCAGTTCGGCCCGCAGCTCGTGCTCGTGCCGTTCAGCGGGGCCGTCGCCGATCGCTTCGAGCGGCGCAAAGTGCTGCTGGTCACCCAGTCGCTGCTCATGCTGCTCGCGGCCGGGCTCGGGGCCCTGCTCATCACCGGTGCCGCGGAGCTGTGGCACCTGTACGCCTTCGCGCTCGCCCTCGGGATCGTGAACGCCTTCGACACGACGGCCCGCCAGGCGTTCGTCTCGGACCTCGTCGGCACGGCGCAGCTCTCGAACGCGGTCGCGCTCAACTCGGCCTCCTTCAACTCCGCACGACTCGTGGGGCCGGCCGTGGCCGGGATCCTCATCGCGATCGTCGGCTCGGGCTGGGTGTTCCTCATCAACGCCGTCTCATTCCTCGGGGTGATCAGCGCGCTGCTGCTCATCCGCACCGCACGACGCGCCCCCTCCGAGGAGCCGAAGCGGGAGTCGCAACTGCGCCAGCTCTCGGCCGGGCTCCGCTACGTGCGGGGCCGGCACGACCTCGTGGTCGTCTTCGCCATCGTCTTCCTGCTCGGCACATTCAGTATGAACTTCCCGGTGATGTCGTCGACCATGGCCGTCGAGTTCGGCCGCGGTGCGAGCGACTACGGGCTCCTCTCCTCGATCCTCGCGATCGGGTCCCTGACCGGCGCGCTCCTGGTCGCGCGCAGGCCGGCCGCTCGCATGCGCGTGGTGATCATGGCCGCGGGTGGCATCGGCGTCGTGAGTGTGCTGGCCGCGATCATGCCGACGTTCTGGACGTTCGCGGTCATGCTCATCTTCCTCGGCTTCGCGATCTCCACGCTGCTCACCACGGCCAACGGGTTCGTGCAGACCACCACCAAGCCCGCCGTCCGCGGCAGAGTCCTCGCGCTGTACATCGCGGTGCTCATGGGCGGGACGCCGCTGGGAGCGCCGCTCGTCGGCGCGGCCGCCGACGCGCTCGGCGCTCGCTCGACGCTCTTCATCAGCGCCGCCGCGGCGTTCACCGCGTTCGGGATCGGGATCACCTGGCTGTTCATCGAGCGGGAGCTGCGGTTCCATCGGAGCGGTGGTCTCCGCTTCGCGGTGACCCACGCCGGCCGCCCCGGCGTCGACGACGACCACTCCGGGCAGACCGAGACGCTCACCGCGCCGATCACCGTGCTCGGACGGGGGGAGAAGGTCCTCACCCCCGCGGAATCGGCGCCCATCGAGGGCCCCGCGGTCGACGTGGCGACGGGCACGATCGACACCAACGGCGATCCCGATGCGGATCCCGGAACCGACGACCCGTCGGACCCCGACGGCCCGGGCGACCACGGCGGTGAGGACTGGCCCCGCAGTATTCGCCGCCCGCGAGGTTGATGGCTAGGCTGGGAGGGTCCGTGCGGCCGTGGCCGCAACATTCTTGAATATGGAGCCGAGATAACTGGTGAGTGACTACCTGGCAGCGCAGACCCGAACCGAAACGGACTCGATCGGCAGCCTGGAGATCCCGGCAGCCGCCTATTGGGGCGTGCACACCGCGCGTGCGCACGAGAACTTCCCGATCGCACGACGCCCCGTCTCCGTCTACCCCGATTTCATCCGCGCGTTCGCCTGCGTGAAGCAGGCCGCGGCGCGCGCGAACCTCGAGATCGGCGCGCTCGACGAGCAACGGGCGACCCTCATCGACCGGGCGTGCGAGGAGATCAAGACCGGCATGCTGCACGACCAGTTCGTCGTGGGTGTGGTGCAGGGCGGCGCGGGTACCTCGACGAACATGAACGCGAACGAGGTCATCACGAACCGCGCGCTCGAGCTCGCGGGGCACGCCAAGGGCGACTACGACTTCATCAACCCCAACGACCACACCAACCGCAGCCAGTCGACGAACGACACGTACCCGACCGCGATCAAGATCGCCCTCGCGTTCTCCCTGGAGAGCCTGCTCGTCGAGCTCGACCTGCTGTCGCAGTCGTTCGCGGCCAAGGGGCGCGAGTTCTCCCACATCGTGAAGGTCGGCCGCACCCAGCTGCAGGACGCCGTGCCGATGACGCTCGGGCAGGAGTTCACCGCGTTTGCGGTCACGCTGCGCGAGGACATCGAGCGTCTGCGCGAGGCCGTCACGCTGCTGCGCGAGGTCAACATGGGGGCGACGGCGATCGGCACCGGCATCAACGCCCCGCGCGGGTACAAGGAGACCGTGATCCGGCACCTCCGCGAGATCACGAACCTCGACCTCGAGACCGCGGGCGACCTCGTCGAGTCGACGAGCGACACGGGCGTCTTCATCACCTTCTCGGGCGCCCTCAAGCGGAGCGCACTCAAGCTTTCGAAGATCTCCAACGACCTGCGGCTGCTCTCGTCGGGTCCGCAGGCGGGTCTCGGCGAGATCAACCTCCCGGCGCGCCAGGCCGGCTCGTCCATCATGCCCGGCAAGGTGAACCCGGTGATCCCGGAGGCGGTCTCGCAGGTGGCCTACTCGGTCGCCGGCGCCGATGTCACCGTGTCCATGGCCGTCGAGGCGGGGCAGCTCCAGCTCAACGCCTTCGAGCCGATCATCGCGCACTCGCTCTTCCAGTCGATCACCTGGCTTGAGCGGGCCTGCCAGACGCTCCGGGTCAACTGCGTCGACGGTATCACCGCGAACGAGGAGCGGCTCGAGGACATGGTGTCGCGCTCCGTCACCGTCATCACGGCGCTCGCGCCCGTCATCGGCTACTCGGCCGCCGCGAAGCTCGCGAAGGAGGCGCTCGCGACCAACGCGAAGATCTCCGAGCTGGTGGTGTCGCGCGGGTTGCTCGGCGAGGATGAGCTGGCAGAGATGCTGCATCCGATGAAGCTCGCGGGTCTCGCGCCGGAGACCGGGGCGATCAACACCGTGCGGGAGGCGCCCGAGAAGCTCGAGGACGGTCGCGACTAGGGACGTCACGCACTGCGGTGCGGGAACACTGAGGGGGTTGGGAGCGATTGCTCCCCACCCCCTCAGTGCGTGCGGCCGCGCGCGGCGACCGGCGGACTCGGCGTTACGACCGCGTCAGCCCTGCACGCAGTGCGACGTCAGCGCGCCGATGCCCTCGATGGTCACGGTGACCTCGGTGCCCGGGCGAAGGTAGAGCGGGGGCTTCCGCGAGCGGCCGGCACCGCCGGGTGAACCGGTGGAGATCACCGTGCCGGGCAGCAGCGTCAGCGACTGCGAGATCGATGCGATGAGCTGCGCGACGCTGCGGATCATGAAGCTCGTCGACGAGTCCTGCACCCGCAGCCCATCGACATCGGTGGTGAGGTGGAGCGCCTGGGGATCCGGGATCTGATCGGCCGTGACGACCACGGGTCCGACCGGAGTGAAGCCGTCGAACGACTTGCACCGCGACCACTGCGGCTCCTGGAACTGGATGTTGCGCGCCGTGATGTCGTTGATGACGGTGTAGCCGAAGACATGCTGCAGCGCCTCCTCGGGGGAGACGTCCTTCGCGGCGGTGCCGATGATGACACCGAGCTCACCCTCGTAGTCGACCTCCTCGCTCAGGTGGGTCGGGATCCGCACCTCGGCCTCGTGGGCGCCGAGCGAGTTCGGGAAGAGCGAGAACAGCACCGGGCCCGAATCGTTGTCGAGGTTCAGCTCGCTCGCGTGCTCGTCGTAGTTCAGGCCGACCGCGAGCACGATCGGCGCACCGATCACCGCGGGCGCGAAGCGCACCCCCTCGACCGGATCGCCGGCGTCGGCGGGCAACGCGTCGACCTGACGGCGCAGCGCCTCGAGCGCGCCGGGGCCCTCGGAGATGAAGTCCTGCAGCGTGGCGGAGGCGACCCCGAGACGGCTGACTGGGACGAATCGGTCCTCCCGGATCACCACGAGCTCGGGGGCGGAAGCGGGGGAGCTGATCAAGTGCGCAAATCTCACTTCTCAAGGGTATCGGACCGGGGTCCCGCCCGTCTCCGCTCCGGTCACGGTTGCGTGACATTGCGCACGAACGTTCCCTCTGAGCGAACTCGGAGGTCGATTCGGCTCCCGATCCGGGAGAATGTGGGTATGACTGAGACCCCGAAGACCAAGCCCGAGATCGACGCCCCCGAGGGCCCCGCACCCACCGAGCTGGAGATCATCGACCTCGTCGAGGGAACCGGTGAGGAGGCGCTCGCCAGTTCGACCGTCGACGTGCACTACCTCGGCGTCGAGTTCGACTCCGGTGAAGAGTTCGATTCCTCCTGGAGCCGCGGCGAGTCCATCAACTTCCCGCTCCGCGCGCTGATCCAGGGCTGGCAGGTCGGCATCCCCGGCATGAAGGTCGGCGGACGCCGCAAGCTCGTCGTGCCCCCGGCGCAGGCGTACGGCACCTCCGGCGGTCACCCGCTGTCGGGCAAGACCCTCATCTTCGTCATCGATCTGCAGGGTGTGAGCTGACACCACCCGCGTCACCCAGATCTGCAGGCCCGCTCGGCACCGTCCGAGCGGGCCTGCAGTGCGTCCGGGGCCATTCGGAGTCGTCCGCCCCCAGATGATACGGTCTTTCTGGTCAGCACACACCCAGCTTGAGTGATCGGAGACACCCGTGGCAGAGGCACCTCGAACGCAGACGGAGGCGCGGGGAGCGATCGACCGCTTCTTCCACATCTCGGAGCGAGGGTCCACCGTCGGCACGGAGATCCGCGGCGGTCTCGTCACCTTCGTCACGATGGCCTACATCGTGATCCTGAACCCGATCATCCTCTCCGGCAAGGAGGACGTCGCGGGCAACATGCTCGAGTTCGGCCAGGTGAGCGCGGTCACCGCCCTCGCCGCCGGGGTGATGACGATCCTCTTCGGACTCGTCTCCCGTCTGCCCTTCGCGTTCGCCGCGGGACTCGGCATCAACGCCTTCCTCGCGTTCTCGGTGGTGCAGGAGGTGACGTGGCCCGAGGCGATGGCGATCGTCGTGATCAACGGCCTCCTCATCGTGCTCCTGGCCGCGACCGGCCTCCGACGCATGATCTTCGACGCGGTGCCCGTGCAGCTGAAGCTCGCCATCACGGTCGGGATCGGGTTCTTCATCGCGTTCATCGGCTTCGTGAACTCCGGCTTCGTCGATGCCACGGGGCAGTCGTCGCCGCCCGTGGGCCTCGGTCCGGCCGGCGTCGGCTTCATCGCCACGATCCCGACACTCATCTTCGTGGTCACGCTGGTGCTGACCGGCATCCTGGTCGCGAAGAAGGTCAAGGGCGGGATCCTCATCGGTCTCGTCAGCGGCACCGTGATCGCCGTGATCGTGGAGGCGATCTGGAAGATCGGACCGAAGTTCGGTGCGGACGGCGCGCTCAACCCGGGAGGCTGGAGTCTCACCGAGCCCGTGCTCGGCGGCAACCCGTTTGCGGTGCCGGATCTTTCGCTCGTCGGTGCCGTCAGCTTCGACTTCGGCAAGGTCGGCCTCGTCACGGTCATCATGCTCGTCTTCACGCTGCTCTTCACGAACTTCTTCGATGCCATGGGCACGATGACGGGTCTGTCGCGGGAGGCCGGGCTCGCGAACGAGCAGGGCAACTTCCCCCGCATCAAGTCCGCGCTCATCGTGGAGGGCGTCGGCGCCGTGGTCGGCGGCGGCACCTCGTCGTCCTCCACCACCGTGTTCATCGAGTCCGGGGCGGGCATCGGGGAGGGTGCCCGCACGGGCCTCGCGAACGTCGTCACGGGTCTCGTCTTCCTGCTCGCGATGTTCTTCACCCCGCTCACCGAGGTCGTGCCCACGGAGGTCGCGGCCGCGGCGCTCGTGATCGTCGGCGCGATGATGATGTCGCAGATCGCCAACATCGACCTCACCGACTTCCGCGTGCTGCTGCCGGTGTTCCTGACGGCGGCGGTCATGCCGCTCAGCTACTCGATCGCCAACGGCATCGGCGCGGGCTTCGTGTCGTGGGTGCTCGTGCACGCGTTCACGGGCAAGGCCAAGCAGGTGCACTGGCTGCTGTGGATCGTGTCCGTCGGGTTCGTGATCTTCTTCGCTCGCGGGCCGATCGAGGCGTTCCTCGGGGTCTGAAGGTCGGGGATGACGCACGGCCCGTGATGCGCGAAGCTACCGGCGGTCGCCGTGCCCGTCATTCGCGGCGCCCCCGCGCTGCGCGAGCAGGTGCGTCAGCACTCCATCGAGCACGGCGAGGCCGTCGCGGACCCCACCGGTGGAGCCCGGCAGTGTCATCACGAACGTCGGGCCCGAGAACCCCGCGACGCCTCGGGTGAGCACCGCGGTGGGGAGCGTCGCGGCGCCGCGCCGCCGCAACTCCTCGATGAGGCCCGGCAGTCGCACGTCGAGCAGCGGATCGACGGCCTCGGGGGTGCGGTCGCTCGGGGAGATGCCGGTGCCCCCGGTGGTGAGGATCAGCGCGGGCCGATCGGTCAGGGCTGAACGGACGGCAGCGGCAACCGGATCACCGTCGGCGACGACCTCGGCCGGCGGGGCGTCGAAACCGCGCTCGTGCAGCCACGCCCGAATCGCGGGGCCGGTCGTGTCCGCGGCGGTGCCGGCGGCGGCGCTCGTCGACGCCACGATGACCCGCGCGGCGCCGGTGCTCACTCGACGGACCAATCGCCGCTTTTGCCGCCCGACTTGGCGAGCACCCGGGTATCGGTGATCGACGCATGCTTGTCGACCGCTTTGATCATGTCGTAGAGCGTGAGGGCCGCGATGCTCGCGGCCGTCAGCGCCTCCATCTCGACGCCGGTGAGCCCGCGCGTCGTGACACTCGCGACCACCCGGACCCGGTCGCCGTGCGCCTCGAAATCGATCGCCAGCTTCGTGAGTGGCAGCGGGTGGCACAGCGGGATGAGCTCGGCCGTGCGCTTGGCCGCCATGATCCCGGCGATGCGCGCCGTGCCGAGCGCCTCGCCCTTGGGCAGGGCGCCGGTCACGAGCAGGTCGACCACGTCGGCGCGAGTGACGAGCGTCGACTCGGCCCGCGCGGTGCGGGTGGTGATCGCTTTGTCGGTGACGTCGACCATGTGGGCGCTGCCGTCGCCGCGCAGGTGGGTCAGCCGCTGATCGGCGGAGGGGTCAGTCATGGAGTCTCCAGGTGTCGACGGGGGTGTCCGCGGGGAAGTGGTCGATCCCGAGCGGCAGGTGCACGAGCACGTCGGCGGCGGCGAGCTCGCTGAGCAGGTGGGATCCGGGCGCGCTCACCGTGACCCGGCCGTCGGCGCCGATGCGGCCGCGCCGCACCTGGTGCTTGTCGACGGGCGACTCGGCGTCGTGCGCGAGCCGGAGTCGTTCCCGCCGCCGCTCGGCGGGCAGCCCGGCCGCGTCGCGGAGGAGCGGGAGCACAAACGTCTCCGCTGAGATCAGCGCGCTGACGGGATTGCCGGGGAAGCAGACGACCGGAATCGCGGTGCCGTCGCGGTCGAGGCTGCCGAGGCCCTGCGGCCCGCCGGGCTGCATCGCGACCGATCCGAACGCGATCCCGAGCGGTGCGAGCGCCTCGCGGACGACCTCGAACGCACCCGCGCTGATCCCGCCCGAGGTGATGACGAGGTCCACCTCCGCGAGCGAACCGAGCACCGCGTCGCGGAAGTCGTTCGCGCGGTCTCCGCTCCGGAGCGTGGTCACCACGGCGCCCGCGTCGCGCAGCGCCGCGGCCAGCATCGGGGTGTTGGCGTCATGGATCAGTCCGGTGGCCGCGCCACGAGACACTGCACCGAGCGAGTCCGTGCGGAGCAGCTCGTCGCCGGTGGAGCAGACGAGCACCCGGAGTGTCGGCCGCACGGGAACCGCGACGACTCCCGCCGCCGCGAGCACACCGATGCGCGCAGGGGTGAGGCGCACGCCCTCGGGCAGGATCTCGGAGCCCACCCGCGCGTCTTCGCCCGCTCGCCGGACGAAGCGGCCGACCTCGACGGGTGCGCTGAAAGCGACCGACCCCGTGGGCGGCGGATCCCCGACCCGGCTGAGCGCGCCGAACTGCGGCGGCTCGCAGCGCTCGATGGGGACCACGGCGTCGGCGCCGCGCGGCACCACCGCGCCCGTCATGATCGGTGAGGCCGTTCCGGGCGCGTGCTGCCCGATCCGGTCGCCGGCCGCTGTGGTCCGGCCGATCGGCAGTGAGACCGGCGCCGACGCACTGGCGTCTGCGAGATCCGCGGCGCGCACCGCGTACCCGTCCATCTGCGAGTTGTCGAACGGGGGGAGCGGCGTCCCGGTGAGGATCGCCGCGGCGGTGACGCGAGTGCGGAGATCGGGATCGCCGACCGGGATCGTCTCGGGGGCGTGCTCGCGCAGGCGCTGCAGCGCGGGAGCGAGGAGCTCGCGCACCGCGGCGGTGTGCTCGGCGATGGTGCGGCGCACGGGCCTACCCGCCCGCGAACGGTGGAAGGACGTCGACCGTGGTGCCGAGCGGCGCGGCGCCGTCCCGCTGCACCGTGCCGTCCACGAGGAAGGAGCCCGAGCGCATGACCCGGCGCATCGCGTCGCCGTAGCGCTCGCCGAGGGCGGCGCGCAGCGAGTCGAGATCCGTGCCCGGTCCGAGGTTCCACACCTCTTCGTCTCGACCGGCCGCCTCGGCTGCGGCGGCGAAGTAACGAACGGTCAGTTGGCCCATACCAGCATCGTATCCGGTGCGACCGACAGCCCGCTCCGGGCCGTCCTAGACTGGCCGCATGGATCCCGCATCACGCCCCGCACCGCTCGTCGCTCCGGGCCCGGCCCTCAGCGCCGAGCACACCGCCCGAGCGCAGCGGCAGATCATCCTCCCCGGCTTCGGCGAGATCGCGCAGCGGCGTCTTCGGGCCGCACGGGTGCTCGTGGTCGGCGCCGGGGGACTCGGAAGCGCGAGTGTGCCCTACCTCGTGGGATCCGGGATCGGCACGATCGGCATCGTGGACGACGACCGGGTCGAGCTCTCGAACCTCCACCGCCAGGTCTCGCACGCCACCGCGGACATCGGGCGGCTCAAGGCGACCTCACTCGCGGAGACCGCGCGCGCCCTCGACCCCGGCGTCACCCTGGTGACGCACCCCGAGCGGCTCACTTCCGAGACAGCGCTCGAGGTGCTGGGCGGCTACGACCTCGTGATCGACGGCAGCGACAACTTTCCGACCCGCTACCTCGTCGCAGATGCGGCCGAGCTGCTCGGGATCCCGCTCGTGTGGGGGTCGCTGCTGCAGGTGCACGGGCAGGTGGGGGTGTCGTGGCGGCCCGCGTGGCCCGGATACCGCGATCTGTTTCCGGTGCCGCCCGCGCCCGAGGACGTCGTGGACTGCGGCACCGGCGGGGTGCTGCCGGGCCTCTGCGGCACCATCGGCTCGATGCTCGCGACCGAGGCGCTGAAGCTGATCACCGGCCTCGGCGATCCGCTCCTCGGGCGGGTGCTCGTGGTCGACGCCCTCGCGGCGCGGACCCGGGACATCGCATACGGTCGCGACCCCGGCGCCGACCCCGTCACCGGATTGATCGACACCGAGCGGTTCTCTGCCGGGCCCGATCCCGAACCGCCGGAGATCTCGGCCGAGGAGCTCGCTCGACGCTGGGCGGCGGGGGAGACCCCGAGGCTCCTCGACGTGCGCACCCCGGAGGAGCGCGAGCGGCTGCGGGTGCCCGGCGCGGAGTCCGTGCCGCTCGACGAGCTGGAGAACGCTGAGCCCGTGATCCACGGCCCCGTGATCGTGCACTGCGAGCGGGATCCTCGGTCGATCCGCGCCGCCAAGCTCCTCATCTCCCGAGGCGTGTCGGAGGTCCGATTCCTGCGCGGCGGGATCCAGGCGCTCGCGGCGATCGCCCCGGAGCAGCTTGCGGGGACCGCGCGCGATACGCTGTGAGGGCCGGAGACGCGAACCCCGGCGGAGAGCGCCCGATGAGTCAGAGTTTTGCCCACGTCACGACCACGCCGATCGACGAGGCCGCGGTGCGCGCTGCGGTCGATGCCCCCGAGTGCGGGGCGGTCGTCACGTTCAGCGGGGTGATCCGGGATCACGACGGAGGCGCCGAGGTGCGTTCGCTCGACTACAGCGCGCACCCCGACGCCGAGCGCTTCCTGCGCGAGATCCTCGCCGACGAGCGCGCCTCGAGCGGGCTCCGCCTGGCCGCCGTGCACCGGATCGGCGCCCTCGAGATCGGCGACGTGGCGCTCGCCGCAGCGGTCTCGGCGCCGCACCGGGCCGAGGCGTTCGCGGCGATCGAGCGGCTGGTCGAGCGCATCAAACACGAGGTGCCGATCTGGAAGCGGCAGCACTTCACGAGCGGCAGTTCGGAGTGGGTCGGCCTGTAGCTGATTGGTTCCGAGGTTTCGGTGGTCGTACGCCGCCAGCGGGCTGAGGATCGGGCGAGCTTGTGCCGACGTTCGTGCAGAGATCTGCATTCCTGCTGAGAGATTCGGGCAACGGGTTCAGCGGGAATGCAGATCTCTGCGTCAGTGCGTGTCTGGCCCGCACGTTCTCGTCCGCTAGCCGCCGATGTACGACATCTCGATCCGCGGCCCGTCGGCGACGACGCCCTGCGCGCGCAGCTCCGAATAGCGGTCGTCGCGCCTCGCCCAGACTCCCGAGAGCGCAACTGCGAGTTCGGCATCGGTCGCACCGGAGCGCAGGATCTCGCGCAGATCCGTGCCCGCGGTCGCGAAGAGGCACGTGAAGAGTTTGCCCTCGGCAGACACCCGGGCGCGGGAGCAGTCGCCGCAGAAGGCGCCGGTGACACTCGAGATGACGCCGATCTCACCTGAGCCGTCGCGGTAGCGCCAGCGCTTCGCCGTCTCGCCCGGGTGTGTGGCGGGGAGCGGTTCGAGCGGGTGCACGGCGTCGATCCGGCGCACGATCTCGGCCGACGGCACGACGTCCGCCATCTCCCAGCCGTTCGACGACCCGACGTCCATGTACTCGATGAAGCGCAGGGTGCGCCCCGTGCCCCGGAAGTGCTCCGCCAGGTCCAGTACCTCGTCGTCGTTGACCCCGCGCTTGACGACCGCGTTCACCTTGACCGGCCCGAGCCCCGCGGCCTCAGCGGCCTCGATGCCGGCGAACACCCGGGCGAGCGGGAAGCGCACGTCGTTGATGGCCTGGAAACGATCCTCCCGCAGCGAATCGACGGAGACCGTGACCCGATTGAGGCCCGCCTCGCGCAGCGCCTCGGCCTTGACCGGGAGCGCCGAGCCGTTCGTCGTGAGTGCGAGGTCGATGCGCTGCCCGTCGGGGGTGCGCAGCTTCGCGAGCTCCGCGATGAGCGCTTCGATCCCGCGGCGCAGCAGCGGTTCACCGCCCGTCAGGCGGAGTTTGCGCACGCCGAGCCCGACGGCGGCGCGGGCGACCCGTTCGATCTCAGCGAAGCTCAGCAGCTGGTCATGGTCGAGGAACGGGTAGTCGCGCCCGAAGAGTTCTTTCGGCATGCAGTAGACGCAGCGGAAGTTGCACCGGTCGGTTACCGAGATCCGCAGGTCGCGCAGGGGGCGGCGACGCGCGTCGGTCAGTCCGAGCGAGGGGAGTCGTCGTGCGCCCGGGGCCGCGGTGGAGTCCGTGAGCATCGCCGCACCACCCCCGTTCCTCGCGTCTCAGGACGCCCCGCCCCTGTCCCCAGACCCTAACACCGCGCACTGTGCGCGGGATCCTCGACGCGTCACGCCGGGGTGGCGAAGCGGACTTCGGCTTCGGGAAGGTGCCAGACCGCGGGTGCTCCGGGGGCGAGCCAGGGGTCGAGCACCCGCGCGAGCGGGAGCACGGCCCAGGCCTCGGGCCACTCAGCGCAGGCGACCCGGATCCCGGCCGGGCCGGTCGACACCTCTCCGACGGTGCCGCACCAGGTGTTCGCGGCGCTCGCGCTCGCCGCGTCGTTGGCGCTCGCCGCTGCCTCGATCCGCACCTGCGCCGGATCGAAGCTGGCGACCGCGGGGGTGCCCGGCGCCGGCAGCGCTCCCCGGCCGCGCAGCTCCGCGAGCGGAGCGTCGTGCAGCTCGAGTCGGGCGTCGGGATCGGCGGCGTGCCGCACCGTGCCGTGCAGGAGGCCGCGCCCGGTGAACGCCGCGGCGAAGGGGGTGGCCGGAGACTCGAGGACTGCGGCGACGGATCCCTCCTGGGCGACGCGTCCCGACTCCAGCACGAGCACCCGATCTGCGAGGGCGATGAGATCGAGCGGATCGTGGCTCACGATCACGACCGGAATGCCGAGCCTCCGGGTCTCCGCGGCCACGAGCGCGCGCAGCTCCGCACGACTCGTCACGTCGAGCGCGGCGAACGGCTCGTCGAGCAGCAGCAGCTCCGGCTCCGACGCCAGGGTGCGCGCGATGGCGACGCGCTGCTGCTGGCCGCCCGAGAGGTCGCGGGCTCGGGCGCTGCCGCGAGCCGGGAGCCCGACACGTTCGAGCCACTCGTCGGCGGTGCGATCCGCCGCGCGGCGGGCGCTCCCGTGCGCTCGCGGCGCGAAGGCAATGTTGGCGCGGGCGCCGAGGTGCGGGAAGAGGAGGGCGCGCTGATCGAGCAGCCCGATCCGCCGGTCGGCGCGCCGGAGGTCGACGACGGCGCCGGACGTGCGGACCGTGCCGTCCGCCCCGTTCATGCCGTCGGTGCCGCGGCGGGTCAGCGTCCGTCCGGCGAGGCGGATGCGTCCGGTGTCGATCCGCTGCGATCCGGCGATCGAGGCGAGCAGCGTCGACTTGCCGGAGCCGTTCGCCCCGATGA
Above is a genomic segment from Leucobacter rhizosphaerae containing:
- a CDS encoding fumarylacetoacetate hydrolase family protein; this encodes MRFAHLISSPASAPELVVIREDRFVPVSRLGVASATLQDFISEGPGALEALRRQVDALPADAGDPVEGVRFAPAVIGAPIVLAVGLNYDEHASELNLDNDSGPVLFSLFPNSLGAHEAEVRIPTHLSEEVDYEGELGVIIGTAAKDVSPEEALQHVFGYTVINDITARNIQFQEPQWSRCKSFDGFTPVGPVVVTADQIPDPQALHLTTDVDGLRVQDSSTSFMIRSVAQLIASISQSLTLLPGTVISTGSPGGAGRSRKPPLYLRPGTEVTVTIEGIGALTSHCVQG
- a CDS encoding M48 family metalloprotease, whose protein sequence is MYSAIRRNKVNSVLIIVLFIAIVGGLGWLAAAIYQSPGIVITVVVFSIGFAAFQYFAAGKQAISMSGAQRITEADNPRLYRIVENLSITTGSPMPEVYIVNDPAPNAFATGRDPEHAMVAATTGLLDIMTDSELEGVMAHELGHVRNYDIRVSMIVYGLVVAVGMISDVLVRMAFFGRNNSNGNPVVLIFGLVAMIVAPIIASLVQLAVSRQREYLADATGALTTRHPEALASALHKLSEYGRPLQKQSSSMAHLWIADPLKPGMMQRLFATHPPIPDRIRRLLDMGGKF
- a CDS encoding MFS transporter, encoding MFRSLSIRNYRIWFVGALVSNIGAWMQATTQNWVVLTELTANNAAAVGVTMALQFGPQLVLVPFSGAVADRFERRKVLLVTQSLLMLLAAGLGALLITGAAELWHLYAFALALGIVNAFDTTARQAFVSDLVGTAQLSNAVALNSASFNSARLVGPAVAGILIAIVGSGWVFLINAVSFLGVISALLLIRTARRAPSEEPKRESQLRQLSAGLRYVRGRHDLVVVFAIVFLLGTFSMNFPVMSSTMAVEFGRGASDYGLLSSILAIGSLTGALLVARRPAARMRVVIMAAGGIGVVSVLAAIMPTFWTFAVMLIFLGFAISTLLTTANGFVQTTTKPAVRGRVLALYIAVLMGGTPLGAPLVGAAADALGARSTLFISAAAAFTAFGIGITWLFIERELRFHRSGGLRFAVTHAGRPGVDDDHSGQTETLTAPITVLGRGEKVLTPAESAPIEGPAVDVATGTIDTNGDPDADPGTDDPSDPDGPGDHGGEDWPRSIRRPRG
- a CDS encoding aspartate ammonia-lyase, which codes for MSDYLAAQTRTETDSIGSLEIPAAAYWGVHTARAHENFPIARRPVSVYPDFIRAFACVKQAAARANLEIGALDEQRATLIDRACEEIKTGMLHDQFVVGVVQGGAGTSTNMNANEVITNRALELAGHAKGDYDFINPNDHTNRSQSTNDTYPTAIKIALAFSLESLLVELDLLSQSFAAKGREFSHIVKVGRTQLQDAVPMTLGQEFTAFAVTLREDIERLREAVTLLREVNMGATAIGTGINAPRGYKETVIRHLREITNLDLETAGDLVESTSDTGVFITFSGALKRSALKLSKISNDLRLLSSGPQAGLGEINLPARQAGSSIMPGKVNPVIPEAVSQVAYSVAGADVTVSMAVEAGQLQLNAFEPIIAHSLFQSITWLERACQTLRVNCVDGITANEERLEDMVSRSVTVITALAPVIGYSAAAKLAKEALATNAKISELVVSRGLLGEDELAEMLHPMKLAGLAPETGAINTVREAPEKLEDGRD
- a CDS encoding FKBP-type peptidyl-prolyl cis-trans isomerase, which produces MTETPKTKPEIDAPEGPAPTELEIIDLVEGTGEEALASSTVDVHYLGVEFDSGEEFDSSWSRGESINFPLRALIQGWQVGIPGMKVGGRRKLVVPPAQAYGTSGGHPLSGKTLIFVIDLQGVS